Proteins from one Hyperolius riggenbachi isolate aHypRig1 chromosome 4, aHypRig1.pri, whole genome shotgun sequence genomic window:
- the LOC137504594 gene encoding olfactory receptor 2G3-like, with amino-acid sequence MAWKNDTRIHEFILLGLSSRPFIQKILFVNFLAMYLVILVANFLIILATVVDKKLHTPMYFFLKNLSFVDICYSSSTIPRMLRDLLSAKKTISFEECVAQMYISISLGLTECVLLAVMAYDRYIAICFPLHYFTIISPSTCIKIATGAWICGFLSPVGQIILTWSVDLCGHNKINHFICEIPEILSLGCGNVAVVEFVLFVVSVLILVIPVSFIIITYIKIIRAILKISTLAGRKKALSTCGSHVIVVTLFYGSAMATYMKPKSETSPDKDKFIGIFYIIVTPLLNPLVYTLRNKEVKSVLKLYWIKQQQIDHRAVQQPHRS; translated from the coding sequence atGGCTTGGAAAAATGACACACGCATTCATGAATTTATCTTGCTGGGACTTTCCAGCCGCCCTTTTATACAAAAAAtactttttgtgaattttttggCCATGTACTTGGTAATTTTAGTAGCAAATTTTCTTATTATCCTGGCTACAGTTGTGGACAAGAAACTTCACACtccaatgtatttttttcttaaaaatctATCCTTTGTAGACATCTGCTACTCATCCTCAACTATCCCAAGGATGCTGAGAGATCTGTTATCAGCCAAGAAAACTATATCATTTGAAGAATGTGTTGCACAAATGTACATATCTATTTCACTGGGGCTGACAGAATGTGTACTGTTAGCTGTAATGGCCTATGACCGTTATATTGCAATTTGTTTcccattacattattttacaatcatttctccatctacatgcatcaaGATAGCTACAGGGGCGTGGATCTGTGGGTTTTTATCACCTGTTGGTCAGATTATTCTTACATGGAGTGTCGATCTCTGTGGACATAATAAAATTAACCATTTTATATGCGAGATTCCAGAAATCTTATCATTGGGATGTGGAAATGTGGCTGTTGTTGAATTTGTCCTTTTTGTGGTTAGTGTCCTCATTTTAGTTATACCAGTTAGCTTTATTATCATAACATATATTAAAATAATAAgagccattttaaaaataagtacATTAGCTGGACGAAAAAAGGCCCTTTCAACTTGTGGTTCTCATGTCATTGTTGTGACTTTATTCTATGGCTCAGCTATGGCTACTTACATGAAACCTAAATCTGAGACATCCCCCGATAAAGACAAGTTCATCGGAATTTTTTATATTATAGTCACACCACTGTTGAATCCTCTGGTCTATACACTGAGAAATAAAGAAGTTAAATCAGTGCTGAAGCTTTACTGGATCAAACAACAACAGATTGATCACAGAGCAGTCCAGCAGCCTCAcaggtcttaa